In the Synechococcus sp. UW179A genome, one interval contains:
- a CDS encoding peroxiredoxin — translation MSSLRVGQKAPDFTATAVVDQEFKEIALSQYRGKYVVLFFYPLDFTFVCPTEITAFSDRYSDFSSKNTEVLGVSVDSQFSHLAWIQSPRNQGGLGDINYPLVADLKKEIATAYNVLDEAEGVALRGLFIIDPEGVIMHSTINNLPVGRNVDETLRVLLAFQYVQSNPDEVCPANWTPGEKTMKPDPVGSKEFFAAIN, via the coding sequence ATGTCTTCGCTGCGCGTGGGCCAAAAGGCCCCCGATTTCACTGCAACAGCAGTGGTTGACCAGGAGTTTAAGGAAATTGCTCTCTCGCAGTATCGCGGCAAGTACGTCGTGCTGTTCTTTTATCCGTTGGATTTCACCTTTGTGTGTCCCACTGAGATCACCGCATTCAGTGATCGCTACTCAGATTTCTCCTCCAAAAACACGGAAGTGCTAGGTGTTTCAGTCGACAGTCAATTTAGCCACCTTGCATGGATCCAGAGTCCTAGGAACCAGGGTGGACTTGGTGATATCAATTATCCCCTAGTGGCAGATCTAAAGAAAGAGATTGCCACTGCCTACAACGTGCTCGATGAAGCCGAAGGTGTAGCACTGCGTGGATTATTCATCATTGATCCAGAGGGTGTGATTATGCATTCAACCATCAACAATCTTCCTGTTGGCCGAAACGTTGATGAGACTCTGCGTGTTCTTCTGGCCTTCCAGTACGTTCAGTCCAACCCAGATGAGGTTTGCCCTGCAAACTGGACTCCAGGAGAAAAGACCATGAAGCCTGACCCCGTTGGCAGCAAAGAATTCTTCGCTGCGATCAACTGA